The DNA region TTCATCGCTTCGTCCATCGGCTTCGAGGGCTTCTGGAGAAGGATGTCGATCCAGCCATCTTCCGTGAGCGCGGTGTGTTTGATCAGGCCGCCGACGCTCAGGGAGCTTCTGGTCGGGACGGCTCTGGCCTGTTCTTCGGTGAGGCCGTGCGCGGCGATGCGCAGGACCTGGCGCTGCTGCTCGAGGTAGGCGAGGAGTCCTTCGCGCTCGTCGGCGACCGGGGGAACGTTTCCAGCCATGGTGGCTCCTTCCATCGGGAAGGGGATCATGGCATCCGGCACCGGCTTCCTGGGGCGATTCGGCCCGGAAGGGAGCAAGGGACCTTTGCTACCACCTACCCCTGCGGGCGCACGAACGGGAACAGCACCGTCTGCCGGATCGACGCCCCGGTCAGCATCATCAGCAGCCGGTCGACGCCGATGCCGAGCCCGCCGGTCGGCGGCATGCCGTGTTCGAGCGCGAGCAGGAAGTCCTCGTCCAGCTCCATCGCCTCGACGTCCCCGCTCGCCGCGCGCAGCGACTGGGCCTCCAGCCGCCGCCGCTGTTCGAGCGGGTCGGTCAGCTCCGTGTAGGCCGTGCCGACCTCGGAACCGAACGCGATCAGATCCCAGCGCTCCGCCAGCCGAGGGTCGACGCGATGTTGCCGGGTCAGCGGCGAGACGTCGGTCGGGTAGTCGGTGTAGAAGGTCGGCAGCACGGTCGCGCCTTCGACCAGGTGCTCGTGCGCCTTCAGCACGAGATCGCCGTGCCCGGCCTCCTCGTTCACCGGCACCCCGGCCGCCCGGCACAGCCGCTGGAGTTCGGCGACGGAGGTGCTCGCGTCGATCTTCTCCCCAAGCGCCGCCGAGACGGCTTCGTGGACCGGGATCACCGGCCAGTCACCGGAGATGTCGTACTCGACGACCTTCCCGTCCGGCCCCGGACGGCGAACCACCTGCGCGCCGTACGCGGCCTCCGCGGCGCACTGCACCAATTCGCGCGTCAAGGTCCGCATGGTGTTGTAGTCGGCATACGCCTGGTACGCCTCCAGCATGGTGAATTCGGGATTGTGCGTCGCGTCGACGCCTTCGTTGCGGAAGTTCCGGTTCAGCTCGAAAACGCGCTCGACTCCCGCCACACAAAGCCGCTTCAGGTAGAGCTCGGGCGCGATCCGCAGATACATCCGCATGTCGTAGGCGTTGATGTGCGTGATGAATGGCCGCGCGTTGGCGCCGCCGTGCACAGTCTGCAGCATCGGCGTCTCGACCTCGAGGTAGTCGCCCTGGTGCAGCCGCTCCCGCACCGCGCGCACGACGGTCGAGCGCATCCGCAGCATCGCCGTCGAATCCGGGTTCACCGCGAGGTCCAGGTACCGCTGCCGCACCCGCGTCTCCGGATCCGTGAGGCCCTTTCGCTTGTCCGGCAACGGATGCAGGCTCTTCGCCGTCACAGTCCATTCGTCGACGAGCACGGAAAGCTCACCTCGCCGCGACGTCACGACCTGCCCGCTCACGCCGACGTGGTCACCGAGGTCGATGCCGCGGCGCCAGCCGCCGAGGTCGAGCACGGAGGCGTCGAGCATCAGCTGGATCTCGCCGCTGAAATCCTTGACGCGCGCGAAACAGAGCCCGCCGAGGTTGCGCATCGCGAGCACCCGGCCCGCGACCCGGACCCGATGATCGGTGTGGGTGTCCGGGCCCAGGTCGCCGAACTTCGAGACGACGTCGCCGAGCAGATCTTCCCGGGCGAAGCCGACCGGATAAGGGTCGATCCCGGCTTCCCGCAACCGATCCAGCTTCGCCATCCGTACCCGGACCTGGTCGGGGCGCCGTACCTGCTTCGGCGCGGGCGTGGCCGCGTTCGCTTCGATGCGGTGGACCTCGGCGACGAACTCGTCGGTGACCGTCTCCAGTTTCAGCGCCCGGCCCGACCGTCCTGTCGGGACGAATCCTTCGAGCGCGCCGGCGACGATGCCGACCCGTGGCAGCCGCCGAGCCGAGGAATAGCACAGGAAACGGGGTTCCCAGTCGGGCCCGTACTTGGCGTTGGACCGGTAGAGCGATTCGAGCTGGAAGAACCGCGACGCCATGCTGAGCACGCCGCGCCAGGCGCGCAGCACCGGGCCCGCGCCGATCCGCTCCCCCTCGGAGAAGACCGCGCGGAACATCGCGAAGTTCAGCGAGATCCGTTGTGCGCCAAGGTGTGAACTCGCAGCCACGACCTCGGCGACCATGTACTCGTTGAGCCCGTTCTCGGCGTCGCGGTCGCGCCGCATCAGGTCGAGCGACAGGCCACGACGCCCCCACGGCACGAACGACAGCATGCCGCGCAGCTCGCCCTTGGCGTCGTACGCCTCCACCATGACGCTGCGGCCGTCGCTCGGGTCCCCGAGCCTGCCGAGCGCCATCGAGAACCCGCGCTCGGTCTCCGCGCCGCGCCATTGCTGTGCGTGCAGCAACAGCCTGGCCATCTCTTCGGCCGGGATTTCGCTGTGCCGACGGACTTTCGTGGTGTATCCGGCCCGTTCGATCCGTTTGACCGCTTGCCGGACCGAGCGGCGTTCCGGCCCGGCGAGGCTGAAGTCGCGGACGTCGAGGACGGCTTCGTCACCGATTTCCAGCGCACGCAGACCCGCGTCGGCGTAGACCTTCGCGCCGCGTTCGCTCGCGCCGAGCACGCCGGGCGTCCAGCCGTAGGTGCGTGCCTCGTTCAGCCAGGCGCGGACCGCGTCGGGCCAGGCGTCGGGATCGCCGATGGGATCCGCGCTCGCGACGCTGGTGCCCGCGAGCACGCGGTAGGCCACGGCGGCGCGGCCGTTCGGCGAGAAGGCGACGCTCTTCTCGCGCCTGGTGGCGAAATAGCCGAGAGAGTCGTCTTCGCCGTGTTCGGCAAGAAGGCGGCGTACGCGCAGTTCTTCCTCGTCTGTCCTCAAGCGACGGCTGCGCACGCCGCGGAAGAGCGTGTACAACGCCGCAGTCGCGACGGCCGTCGCGCTGAGGTCGAGCACTAGGTCGAGCCAGGCGGGTCCTTCGCCGATACCGACCCGGCGCAGCTGGATGTTCTCCCCGGTCGTGTGGTTGACGACCCAGGCGAACCGCGCCCAGGTGTCGGCAAGACGGCCGGGGAAGGCTTCGCTCAAGCCCCAGCCGACCAGAATGACCGCGGCGAGACCGCCGAACAGCACCGTGAAGCCATCACGCCAGGCGCCGGGCGCGAGCCGGGCGGGGAACGCGGGACGCAGGATCCAGAGGAACGCGATCATCCCGATCGAGATCAGGTCGGCGATGGCCAGCACCCACACCTGGTGCGGAATGTGCCGGACCTGCCACGGACCCAGTTTCAGCAGTTCGGGTGACCACAGCAGGGCGGCCTGGAAGGCCAGTGTCACCGCCAGGCCGCCGACCTGGAACAGCAGAAGCGTGTAGAGGGCCGCGCGTTTGCGGCGGCGGAGCGCGGCGCCGAGAACGACGAGCAGCAGGACGATCACGAGGCTCGCGTTCGTCGGGATGCTCAAGGCCGAGAAGGCGATGTCACCCGTCCTGAGCACCGGCCCCTTCACGCCGCCGGCGAGCAGGAGGATCACCGAGAACACGGCCGCGAGCTGCACGAGGGTGGCGACGATTCCGCCCGCCCTCGCCTTCCACGGCGCGACTCGGCTCACTGGGTTTGCCATTCTGGTCCTTCGCGGTGCACACAGGAGATCGACAGCTGTACTTACTTGACGTCACACAACCCTGTGTGGTTGTCAACGATCATCATCCTCTGGTCTGAATTTCCTCATCCGCGGGCGTGACGCCGCGGTGTGAAGCTGGTCGCAGGGTCTTGGGAGCGGTATCCGGGCATGTCACGCTTTGTCCTGTTCAGCTCCACGACCCGGGGACCTCTTCGAGGCCTCGAGGGAAGGACGGTCGACAAGGATGTCTGCCACCGAAAAGGATTCCGGCGAGCTCACCGCTCCGTACGGGACCGGCGCGGCGCCCCAGGCCACATCTGGGAAGAAGGTCCGCGTACATCACCTTCGCGACATGAAAGAGCGCGGCGAAGCCTGGCCGATGCTCACCGCCTACGACATGTACACGGCCGCGTTGTTCGACGAAGTAGGCATTCCCGTGCTGCTCGTCGGGGATTCCGCGGCGAACAACGTCTTCGGCTACGACACTTCACTTCCGGTGACCGTGGACGAGCTGCTTCCGTTGGTCCGCGCGGTCACCCGATCGGTGAAGCGGGCGCTGGTCGTGGCCGATCTGCCGTTCGGTTCGTATCAGCTTTCGCCGCAGCAGGCGCTGGAGACCTCGGTGCGGTTCATGAAGGAAGGCCGCGCGCACGCGGTGAAACTCGAAGGCGGACGGAAATTCGCTCCGCACGTCGAGGCGCTGACGTCGGCCGGTGTCCCCGTGATGGGACATATCGGATTCACGCCGCAGAGTGAACACAATCTGGGCGGCTACCGCGTCCAGGGGCGCGGCGAAGCGGCCGAAGCGCTGCTCGCCGACGCGCTCGCCCTGGAGGAGGCCGGCGCCTTCGCGGTCGTCATGGAGATGGTGCCCGCCGAAGCGGCGAAGCGGATCACGCACGAACTGAAGATCCCGACCGTCGGCATCGGCGCCGGGCCGGACTGCGACGCGCAGGTGCTCGTCTGGCAGGACATGGCCGGGCTTCGGCGCGGCAGGACCCCTCGCTTCGTGAAGAAGTACGCCGACCTCGCGGGCGTGCTGGCCGGGGCCGCGACCGCGTTCGCGGAGGACGTCCGGCGAGGCGAATTCCCGGCTCCGGAGCACTCCTTCCACGACTGACACACCCCTGACCTGCTAAAAGAGAGCAAGGGACCTTTGCTACCACTCCCGCCGAGGAGCCTGGTAGCAAAGGTCCCTTGCTCCCTCGCGCTGTGGCGACCGTGTGGGTTTCGAGTCAACCAACGCACCGAAATCCACACGGTCGGCACGCGGGTCAACGCCTCTCTTCCCCTCCCGCCGCCTGTGGTAGCAAAGGTCCCTTGCTCTCCTTTCAGGCGGTCCTTGCGGGGCGACCCTCCTTTAGTTGTTCACGTATATGAACTTCAATCATGTCCTTGACTCTCATTCGTAAAGAGGCTTAACGTCTAGCCCGTCGCCGCCACGACCAGTTTCGATCCCTCGACGAGGAGGACCACGGATGCGTGTTCGTGAGCGGGTTCTGGCCGTTGCGGCCGGTGCGGCCCTGCTGTCGACGCTGGCGGCGTACCCGGCGCAGGCCGCGACTGTCCGCGTAGGGACTTCGGAGCAGCTCACGGCGGCGCTCGCTTCGGTCACGCCGGGCACCGTCATCGAACTCGCGGCCGACACGACTTTCACGGGCAACTTCAAGGCGGCGAAGAGCGGTA from Amycolatopsis sp. EV170708-02-1 includes:
- the lysX gene encoding bifunctional lysylphosphatidylglycerol synthetase/lysine--tRNA ligase LysX, yielding MANPVSRVAPWKARAGGIVATLVQLAAVFSVILLLAGGVKGPVLRTGDIAFSALSIPTNASLVIVLLLVVLGAALRRRKRAALYTLLLFQVGGLAVTLAFQAALLWSPELLKLGPWQVRHIPHQVWVLAIADLISIGMIAFLWILRPAFPARLAPGAWRDGFTVLFGGLAAVILVGWGLSEAFPGRLADTWARFAWVVNHTTGENIQLRRVGIGEGPAWLDLVLDLSATAVATAALYTLFRGVRSRRLRTDEEELRVRRLLAEHGEDDSLGYFATRREKSVAFSPNGRAAVAYRVLAGTSVASADPIGDPDAWPDAVRAWLNEARTYGWTPGVLGASERGAKVYADAGLRALEIGDEAVLDVRDFSLAGPERRSVRQAVKRIERAGYTTKVRRHSEIPAEEMARLLLHAQQWRGAETERGFSMALGRLGDPSDGRSVMVEAYDAKGELRGMLSFVPWGRRGLSLDLMRRDRDAENGLNEYMVAEVVAASSHLGAQRISLNFAMFRAVFSEGERIGAGPVLRAWRGVLSMASRFFQLESLYRSNAKYGPDWEPRFLCYSSARRLPRVGIVAGALEGFVPTGRSGRALKLETVTDEFVAEVHRIEANAATPAPKQVRRPDQVRVRMAKLDRLREAGIDPYPVGFAREDLLGDVVSKFGDLGPDTHTDHRVRVAGRVLAMRNLGGLCFARVKDFSGEIQLMLDASVLDLGGWRRGIDLGDHVGVSGQVVTSRRGELSVLVDEWTVTAKSLHPLPDKRKGLTDPETRVRQRYLDLAVNPDSTAMLRMRSTVVRAVRERLHQGDYLEVETPMLQTVHGGANARPFITHINAYDMRMYLRIAPELYLKRLCVAGVERVFELNRNFRNEGVDATHNPEFTMLEAYQAYADYNTMRTLTRELVQCAAEAAYGAQVVRRPGPDGKVVEYDISGDWPVIPVHEAVSAALGEKIDASTSVAELQRLCRAAGVPVNEEAGHGDLVLKAHEHLVEGATVLPTFYTDYPTDVSPLTRQHRVDPRLAERWDLIAFGSEVGTAYTELTDPLEQRRRLEAQSLRAASGDVEAMELDEDFLLALEHGMPPTGGLGIGVDRLLMMLTGASIRQTVLFPFVRPQG
- the panB gene encoding 3-methyl-2-oxobutanoate hydroxymethyltransferase, whose product is MSATEKDSGELTAPYGTGAAPQATSGKKVRVHHLRDMKERGEAWPMLTAYDMYTAALFDEVGIPVLLVGDSAANNVFGYDTSLPVTVDELLPLVRAVTRSVKRALVVADLPFGSYQLSPQQALETSVRFMKEGRAHAVKLEGGRKFAPHVEALTSAGVPVMGHIGFTPQSEHNLGGYRVQGRGEAAEALLADALALEEAGAFAVVMEMVPAEAAKRITHELKIPTVGIGAGPDCDAQVLVWQDMAGLRRGRTPRFVKKYADLAGVLAGAATAFAEDVRRGEFPAPEHSFHD